A single genomic interval of Drosophila virilis strain 15010-1051.87 chromosome 2, Dvir_AGI_RSII-ME, whole genome shotgun sequence harbors:
- the LOC6631094 gene encoding JNK1/MAPK8-associated membrane protein, which produces MYNYLDRCPGIYCGRSLLENGSWSSCGVCPRGSRVNASYACTPCRDELTTYSWLYLGFMTMLPLMMHCFFIDLDAKDRKFSRKQLILTASAFIEVALAAILSTLFMEPMWELRLYSCEVRKLTDWYTLFYNPNPNYETTYHCTQEAVYPLQTIVLVYYFLCLLNMFLIRPVISSMMDVRGKAPIYSALYFLPLLTLIHGTCCGLIYYSFPYLSIAMSMVANAIHYSLKLDQTQKALLLSSVWDVKNVVIISVHWLLLAFGICSLNYHYALLCLVPFPSLFYILTVHFTDPGEFREIESRI; this is translated from the exons ATGTACAATTATTTGGATCGTTGCCCCGGCATTTATTGTGGTAGATCACTGCTAGAAAATGGCAGTTGGAGCAGCTGCGGTGTTTGTCCCAGAGGATCACGG gTGAACGCCAGCTATGCGTGTACGCCGTGTCGGGACGAACTCACCACCTATTCGTGGCTGTATTTAGGCTTTATGACCATGCTACCACTTATGATGCACTGTTTCTTTATTGACTTGGATGCCAAAGATCGAAAGTTTTCGCGCAAGCAATTAATCCTCACAGCCAGCGCCTTCATTGAGGTGGCACTTGCGGCAATACTGTCCACGCTCTTCATGGAGCCAATGTGGGAATTGCGTTTGTACTCGTGCGAAGTGCGGAAACTTACCGACTGGTACACATTGTTCTATAATCCCAATCCCAACTATGAAACCACGTATCATTGCACCCAGGAAGCTGTCTATCCCTT GCAAACAATTGTTTTGGTGTATTACTTTTTGTGTTTGCTCAATATGTTTCTTATACGGCCCGTGATCAGTTCCATGATGGATGTGCGCGGCAAGGCGCCCATTTACTCAGCACTCTATTTTCTGCCACTGCTGACATTAATTCATGGCACCTGCTGTGGCCTTATTT attaTTCGTTTCCTTATCTAAGTATCGCTATGTCAATGGTGGCCAACGCCATTCACTACTCTTTAAAGCTAGATCAAACCCAGAAggcgttgttgctgtcgtctgTGTGGGATgtcaaaaatgttgtcattatTT CTGTTCACTGGCTGCTGCTTGCTTTTGGCATCTGCTCCTTGAATTACCATTATGCGTTGCTGTGCCTGGTGCCGTTTCCCTCTTTGTTCTACATTTTGACTGTGCACTTCACCGATCCTGGCGAGTTCCGGGAAATCGAATCGCGCATTTGA
- the sip3 gene encoding E3 ubiquitin-protein ligase HRD1, which translates to MQLLISSVCMALTSAVIGNAYYQKQQFYPAVVYITKSNASMAVIYIQFFVIVFMFGKLLRKIFLGTLRAAEFEHLLERFWYALTETCLAFTVFRDDFNPRFVALFTVLLFLKSFHWLAEERVDFMERSPVLGWLFHIRVGSLLTMLGILDYVLLMHAYNSTLVRGPTVQLVFGFEYAILLTVIASTAIKYVLHAAEMRTDTPWENKAVFLLYTELVIGLIKVVLYLLFVVIMAKIYALPMFVFRPMFFTIRNFRKALNDVVMSRRAIRNMNTLYPDATPEELRQSDNICIICREDMVNHSKKLPCGHIFHTTCLRSWFQRQQTCPTCRLNILRTPTVNSTAMPRPADEPANPVAPAAAQPAAGANVAANIPAAAPDVGLPRPNGAAGQNAATPNFSDIFGDANNLGNGFPNLAGIPPPPMLSPFMMQPPFPYFTPPIVPPPPMPQDLNTFNEEELLAMEGNLRQHVQERLKMLRNISLMVDSANILMQQYQGIIARLPPPIQVLPPVPETAAENVPNIVPVATAAAAAEAPATEPVPAVSSPTACDKPSTSRAAAAVVAEDKRQVSVASSNPVSEKVTIEDLGAEEDVVPSTDAACGDVDNEDSSELSELRKRRLKFLEERNKSPTSSYQTD; encoded by the exons ATGCAGCTGCTAATTTCAAGTGTTTGCATGGCGCTGACCAGCGCCGTAATTGGCAACGCCTACTACCAGAAACAGCAGTTCTACCCGGCCGTCGTATATATCACCAAATCGAATGCATCCATGGCG GTAATCTACATACAATTTTTTGTGATAGTCTTTATGTTTGGCAAGCTCTTGCGCAAG ATATTTCTGGGCACGCTGCGTGCCGCTGAATTTGAGCATCTGCTTGAGCGTTTTTGGTATGCACTGACAGAGACCTGTTTGGCATTTACTGTGTTCCGGGACGACTTTAATCCTCGCTTTGTGGCCCTTTTCACAGTGCTACTATTTCTCAAATCATTCCATTGGCTCGCTGAAGAACGCGTTGACTTT atggAGCGTTCCCCAGTACTGGGCTGGTTGTTTCACATACGTGTCGGCAGTCTGCTAACCATGCTGGGCATACTCGACTATGTGCTGCTTATGCATGCCTACAACTCGACCCTTGTGCGTGGTCCGACGGTCCAGCTGGTGTTTGGCTTCGAGTATGCCATTCTGCTGACGGTCATCGCCAGCACGGCCATCAAATATGTGCTACATGCTGCAGAGATGCGCACCGATACGCCCTGGGAAAATAAGGCCGTATTCCTATTGTATACGGAGTTGGTTATTGGTCTCATTAAGGTGGTGCTTTATCTGCTGTTTGTTGTCATTATGGCAAAGATTTATGCATTGCCGATGTTCGTCTTCCGACCGATGTTCTTTACCATACGCAATTTCCGCAAGGCGCTGAACGATGTCGTTATGTCACGTCGCGCTATTCGCAACATGAATACTTTGTATCCAGATGCAACGCCCGAGGAGCTGCGACAATCGGACAATATCTGCATCATTTGTCGCGAGGACATGGTGAATCACTCAAAGAAGTTGCCTTGCGGCCACATCTTCCATACAACGTGTCTGCGCTCCTGGTTTCAACGCCAGCAAACCTGTCCCACATGTCGCCTCAATATACTGCGTACACCAACAGTTAATTCCACAGCAATGCCGCGACCAGCTGACGAGCCTGCAAATCCAGTAGCTCCAGCTGCCGCCCAGCCAGCAGCTGGCGCAAATGTTGCTGCAAATatcccagcagcagcaccagacGTTGGTCTGCCGCGTCCAAATGGTGCAGCCGGACAAAATGCAGCAACACCCAACTTTTCAGACATATTCGGCGATGCCA ATAACCTAGGAAATGGATTTCCAAATCTAGCTGGGATTCCACCGCCGCCCATGCTGTCGCCATTTATGATGCAGCCACCATTTCCATACTTTACGCCTCCGATTGTACCGCCACCGCCAATGCCACAGGACCTAAACACTTTCAACGAGGAAGAACTGCTCGCCATGGAGGGCAATTTGCGCCAACACGTTCAAGAACGTCTTAAg ATGCTACGCAATATTTCGCTAATGGTGGACTCGGCCAACATCCTGATGCAACAATACCAAGGGATAATTGCGCGGCTGCCACCGCCCATACAAGTGCTACCACCAGTCCCAGAAACAGCGGCTGAAAATGTGCCCAATATAGTACCAgtggcaactgcagctgcagctgcagaagCACCAGCAACAGAACCAGTGCCGGCAGTGAGCAGCCCCACAGCTTGTGATAAACCCAGCACATcaagagcagctgctgctgtcgttgctgAAGATAAGCGGCAAGTCAGTGTTGCTTCAAGTAACCCTGTCTCAGAAAAAGTCACTATTGAAGATTTGGGCGCTGAGGAGGATGTTGTGCCGTCCACAGATGCTGCATGCGGGGATGTTGATAACGAGGATAGCTCCGAGCTTAGCGAGTTGCGAAAGCGACGTTTGAAATTCTTAGAGGAACGCAACAAATCACCAACTAGTAGCTACCAAACAGATTAG
- the LOC6631092 gene encoding uncharacterized protein: MNSFSVFLVFALAALAAAEPPSGYNYPRGGGGGGGGGGGFGGGFGGGSSFGGGGGFQAVSGGFQTSEGQNVDPQLLEQVRQILLNEESKQGGGGGGGGGGGGGGYPSGPSSSYGPPSTSYGAPSNGGGRVVGIDLEGVRQAIQVAQFAQQSSQASTGGGYPSAPSGSYGAPSRPSGSYGAPF, from the exons ATGAACTCCTTCTCAGTG TTCTTAGTGTTTGCTCTGGCTGCTCTGGCCGCTGCTGAGCCCCCATCGGGCTACAATTATCCCCGCggtggtggcggtggtggcggcggtggcggtggatTTGGCGGCGGCTTTGGCGGCGGATCCTCGTTCGGTGGTGGCGGTGGATTCCAAGCCGTCAGCGGTGGCTTCCAGACATCGGAGGGACAAAATGTTGATCCCCAGCTGCTGGAGCAGGTGCGTCAGATTCTGCTGAATGAGGAGAGCAAACAgggcggtggtggcggcggcggcggcggtggcggtggtggtggctACCCAAGCGGACCATCCTCTAGCTATGGTCCACCCTCGACCAGCTATGGTGCGCCCAGCAATGGAGGCGGTCGCGTTGTTGGCATCGATCTTGAGGGCGTGCGTCAGGCCATCCAGGTGGCTCAGTTTGCGCAACAGAGCTCGCAGGCTAGCACCGGCGGTGGCTATCCCAGTGCTCCATCTGGCTCGTATGGTGCTCCCTCAAGGCCCAGCGGCAGCTATGGTGCGCCCTTCTAA
- the Smvt gene encoding sodium-coupled monocarboxylate transporter 2: protein MSAHLNATAHTLAASLFTFQTTDYIVFTFMLSISAAIGVYFGFFAKGADTTDEYLMGGKRMKTLPIAISLVASQLSAISIMTIPAEMFAFGFNWFFNVASMLVVIPLLNYVIIPVFYNNNITNCYEYLELRFNRANRKLQTFIFVLTLFFMLPIFIFLPSLAFAQVTGYNVHIINAIVCSICVFYTMIGGIKAVVWTDVVQASIMVVSVVLVGIMGAQRLGGLGEVLRIAGEGGRLKVNYTFNHTERSTFWNVYSSAVIAWTSYVGLNQSCVQRIVSLPSLAKARRALVLFGLGFVIIMSFNCFTGIVMYARYHDCDPLAQGLVSKLDKMVPYFVQDIIGHLTGMPGVFISCVFSAALSTLSASINSLGGIVYFDYIKPHIHHTEHKANVIMKLFVFFSGVYCIFGGIIVEKFASILQIVYSIGGVSFGSVCGVFLLGMLVPRVHGRAALAGVIGSITCMSVIVVASWGRNHYPTMPTSVDNCPGLNATLATTTSALARLNATIKVEAVKDSGFNILDMSFNWYAVLGMCITWLVAVTLSYVLKPASDAKLDPKLLSPIIQSFVQYEPTPLEELADLKAEKQEEKIKA from the exons ATGTCGGCTCACTTAAATGCGACGGCCCATACCCTGGCCGCCTCGCTGTTTACGTTCCAAACGACCGACTATATAGTCTTCACTTTCATGCTGAGCATATCGGCGGCAATTGGTGTTTATTTTGGATTCTTTGCCAAGGGCGCCGATACCACGGATGAGTATCTGATGGGTGGCAAACGCATGAAGACGCTGCCCATAGCCATTTCATTGGTGGCCAGCCAATTGTCGGCCATTTCCATCATGACCATTCCGGCGGAGATGTTTGCCTTTGGATTTAACTGGTTCTTCAATGTGGCCTCTATGCTGGTGGTTATACCACTTCTCAACTATGTGATAATACCTGTgttttacaacaacaacatcaccAACTGCTACGAG TATCTGGAGTTGCGCTTTAATCGTGCCAACCGCAAGCTGCAAACCTTTATTTTTGTGCTGACTCTATTCTTCATGCTgccaattttcatatttctgcCATCCCTGGCTTTTGCGCAAG TAACCGGCTATAATGTGCACATTATCAATGCGATCGTTTGCAGCATCTGCGTCTTCTACACAATGATC GGCGGCATTAAGGCAGTCGTCTGGACAGATGTGGTGCAGGCAAGCATTATGGTGGTATCGGTGGTGCTGGTGGGCATCATGGGTGCCCAACGATTGGGCGGCCTTGGCGAGGTGTTGCGCATTGCCGGCGAGGGCGGTCGCTTGAAGGTCAA CTACACATTCAATCACACGGAACGTTCGACGTTCTGGAATGTGTATTCCTCGGCTGTGATAGCTTGGACCAGCTATGTGGGTCTCAATCAGAGCTGTGTGCAACGCATCGTTTCGCTGCCATCGCTAGCAAAAGCCAGAAG AGCGCTGGTACTTTTCGGTCTGGGCTTTGTCATCATCATGAGCTTCAATTGCTTTACGGGCATCGTGATGTATGCTCGCTATCATGACTGCGATCCCCTAGCCCAGGGCCTGGTCAGCAAGCTGGACAAAATGGTGCCGTATTTTGTGCAGGATATTATTGGTCATCTGACCGGAATGCCAGGCGTCTTCATCTCCTGCGTCTTTAGCGCTGCGCTGAGCACACTTTCCGCCAGCATCAATTCGCTGGGCGGCATTGTTTACTTTGACTATATCAAGCCCCACATACACCATACGGAGCACAAGGCCAATGTCATCATGAAGCTGTTTGTCTTCTTTTCCGGCGTCTATTGTATATTTGGCGGCATAATCGTGGAGAAGTTCGCCTCCATACTGCAGATTGTCTACTCCATTGGCGGCGTCAGCTTTGGCTCGGTGTGCGGCGTTTTTTTGCTGGGCATGTTGGTGCCCAGGGTACATGGTCGG GCAGCTCTTGCTGGCGTCATTGGCAGCATTACGTGCATGTCCGTCATTGTGGTGGCCAGTTGGGGGCGCAATCATTACCCTACTATGCCCACCTCTGTAGACAACTGCCCGGGCCTGAATGCCACACTTGCCACGACCACATCAGCGCTTGCACGCTTGAATGCCACGATCAAGGTGGAAGCCGTAAAAGATTCTGGTTTCAACATTTTGGATATGTCCTTCAATTGGTATGCAGTTCTCGGAATGTGTATCACCTGGCTTGTGGCCGTAACGCTCAGCTATGTGCTGAAACCGGCATCGGATGCCAAGCTGGACCCGAAGCTACTGTCGCCAATTATACAGTCATTTGTCCAGTACGAGCCGACGCCGCTTGAAGAACTTGCCGATCTGAAGGCCGAGAAACAGGAAGAAAAGATAAAAGCATAA
- the LOC6631090 gene encoding sodium-coupled monocarboxylate transporter 2 isoform X1: MSATTTLASATSGPAAPTAALAFGIADYLVFSLMLCASTAIGVYFGFFSKAKNTTEEYLRGGKKMQTLPIAVSLVASQLSGIAIMSVPAEIYTFGFNYFLVVIAMVVVVPILVYIIVPVFYENNVSNCYEYLEIRFSKFTRQLVTATFVMNSCLMLPVYMFIPSLAFSQVTGMNIHLINTMVSSICVFYTMLGGIKAVVWTDVVQGGIMLISVIMVGVLGTMQAGGLSSVLENASNGGRFNFDFRLDPRIRVTVWNALIGGIFMWTGHIGLNQSCVQRIVSLPSYAHAKKSLVIAGIGFMIIMGMMTFTGIIMFARYYGCDPMLAGLVSKPDKMMPFFIQDIMGNLPGMPGLFISCVFSAALSTLSATLNSLAGVVYFDYIKPFIRHTEARANATMKLIIIGMGVYCIVGGYMVQNFSSIIQTVMSITGINTGAVVGVFLLGMLYPRANSKVAGSSILFSMLVMLWIIINAQMHFRSGLIKYDVLPNSLDQCEVSNLQMISSVIRNNSLTEATSTSRPPLVTSAFGSNREFSIFDISFYWYKGLGILLTILWAVPMSYIWKPDEKQTQNPKLYTPFVRKFLNLNHVYELEQLPLNGTQLKADPELKIDLSETKKENTATT, encoded by the exons ATGTCAGCTACTACAACACTGGCTTCAGCCACATCAGGGCCAGCAGCTCCCACCGCAGCGCTAGCATTTGGTATTGCGGATTACCTGGTCTTCTCGCTTATGCTATGCGCCTCGACAGCCATTGGGGTATACTTTGGCTTCTTTTCCAAGGCCAAGAATACCACCGAGGAGTATCTGCGGGGTGGCAAAAAGATGCAGACACTGCCCATAGCTGTATCCCTAGTGGCCAG CCAACTCTCTGGCATTGCCATCATGTCCGTGCCTGCCGAGATATACACCTTTGGTTTCAACTACTTTCTTGTGGTCATCGCGATGGTGGTTGTTGTACCCATACTGGTTTATATTATAGTGCCGGTGTTCTACGAGAACAACGTGTCCAATTGCTATGAG TACCTGGAGATACGTTTCAGCAAATTTACGCGACAATTGGTAACTGCCACATTCGTGATGAACTCGTGCCTCATGCTGCCCGTGTATATGTTTATACCCTCATTGGCTTTTTCGCAAG TCACCGGCATGAACATTCACCTAATCAATACCATGGTCTCCTCGATCTGTGTCTTCTATACCATGTTGGGCGGCATTAAGGCGGTCGTCTGGACGGACGTTGTGCAGGGTGGCATCATGTTGATCTCGGTGATAATGGTGGGCGTGCTGGGCACTATGCAGGCTGGCGGACTCAGTTCGGTTCTCGAGAATGCCAGCAATGGTGGCCGTTTTAATTTTGA CTTCAGATTGGATCCACGCATACGCGTTACGGTCTGGAACGCTTTAATCGGAGGCATCTTTATGTGGACGGGCCACATTGGTCTCAACCAGAGCTGTGTGCAACGCATTGTCTCCTTGCCTTCATATGCGCATGCCAAAAA ATCGCTTGTAATTGCTGGAATTGGTTTTATGATCATCATGGGCATGATGACCTTCACTGGCATCATTATGTTTGCCCGCTATTACGGCTGTGATCCCATGCTGGCAGGC CTGGTCAGCAAGCCGGACAAAATGATGCCCTTCTTCATACAGGACATAATGGGTAATCTGCCCGGCATGCCGGGTCTGTTCATCTCGTGTGTGTTTAGCGCTGCGTTGAGCACTCTCTCGGCCACACTTAACTCTCTGGCGGGCGTGGTCTACTTTGACTATATTAAGCCATTCATTCGGCATACGGAGGCACGGGCCAATGCGACCATGAAGCTAATTATCATCGGCATGGGTGTTTACTGTATTGTTGGCGGTTATATGGTGCAGAATTTCAGTTCCATAATACAGACTGTGATGAGCATCACGGGCATCAATACTGGCGCCGTGGTGGGCGTGTTCCTGCTGGGCATGCTCTATCCGCGTGCGAACAGCAAGGTCGCCGGCTCAAGCATTTTATTCAGCATGCTTGTCATGCTCTGGATTATCATAAATGCGCAGATGCACTTCAGGAGCGGCCTCATCAAATATGATGTACTGCCCAATTCACTGGATCAATGCGAAGTGTCGAACTTGCAAATGATTTCGAGTGTCAT CCGCAACAACTCCTTAACTGAGGCAACCAGCACGTCGAGGCCACCTTTGGTAACGAGCGCCTTTGGTAGCAATCGCGAATTCTCCATATTTGATATATCATTTTATTGGTACAAAGGATTGGGCATTCTCTTAACGATCCTGTGGGCAGTGCCCATGAGTTACATCTGGAAGCCAGACGAGAAGCAAACCCAGAATCCAAAGCTCTATACGCCGTTTGTAAGGAAATTCCTAAACCTGAATCATGTTTACGAATTGGAACAACTGCCGCTGAATGGAACCCAGTTGAAGGCAGATCCCGAGCTCAAGATAGATTTAAGTGAGACGAAAAAGGAGAATACAGCGACTACTTAA
- the LOC6631090 gene encoding sodium/iodide cotransporter isoform X2, translated as MSATTTLASATSGPAAPTAALAFGIADYLVFSLMLCASTAIGVYFGFFSKAKNTTEEYLRGGKKMQTLPIAVSLVARSLVIAGIGFMIIMGMMTFTGIIMFARYYGCDPMLAGLVSKPDKMMPFFIQDIMGNLPGMPGLFISCVFSAALSTLSATLNSLAGVVYFDYIKPFIRHTEARANATMKLIIIGMGVYCIVGGYMVQNFSSIIQTVMSITGINTGAVVGVFLLGMLYPRANSKVAGSSILFSMLVMLWIIINAQMHFRSGLIKYDVLPNSLDQCEVSNLQMISSVIRNNSLTEATSTSRPPLVTSAFGSNREFSIFDISFYWYKGLGILLTILWAVPMSYIWKPDEKQTQNPKLYTPFVRKFLNLNHVYELEQLPLNGTQLKADPELKIDLSETKKENTATT; from the exons ATGTCAGCTACTACAACACTGGCTTCAGCCACATCAGGGCCAGCAGCTCCCACCGCAGCGCTAGCATTTGGTATTGCGGATTACCTGGTCTTCTCGCTTATGCTATGCGCCTCGACAGCCATTGGGGTATACTTTGGCTTCTTTTCCAAGGCCAAGAATACCACCGAGGAGTATCTGCGGGGTGGCAAAAAGATGCAGACACTGCCCATAGCTGTATCCCTAGTGGCCAG ATCGCTTGTAATTGCTGGAATTGGTTTTATGATCATCATGGGCATGATGACCTTCACTGGCATCATTATGTTTGCCCGCTATTACGGCTGTGATCCCATGCTGGCAGGC CTGGTCAGCAAGCCGGACAAAATGATGCCCTTCTTCATACAGGACATAATGGGTAATCTGCCCGGCATGCCGGGTCTGTTCATCTCGTGTGTGTTTAGCGCTGCGTTGAGCACTCTCTCGGCCACACTTAACTCTCTGGCGGGCGTGGTCTACTTTGACTATATTAAGCCATTCATTCGGCATACGGAGGCACGGGCCAATGCGACCATGAAGCTAATTATCATCGGCATGGGTGTTTACTGTATTGTTGGCGGTTATATGGTGCAGAATTTCAGTTCCATAATACAGACTGTGATGAGCATCACGGGCATCAATACTGGCGCCGTGGTGGGCGTGTTCCTGCTGGGCATGCTCTATCCGCGTGCGAACAGCAAGGTCGCCGGCTCAAGCATTTTATTCAGCATGCTTGTCATGCTCTGGATTATCATAAATGCGCAGATGCACTTCAGGAGCGGCCTCATCAAATATGATGTACTGCCCAATTCACTGGATCAATGCGAAGTGTCGAACTTGCAAATGATTTCGAGTGTCAT CCGCAACAACTCCTTAACTGAGGCAACCAGCACGTCGAGGCCACCTTTGGTAACGAGCGCCTTTGGTAGCAATCGCGAATTCTCCATATTTGATATATCATTTTATTGGTACAAAGGATTGGGCATTCTCTTAACGATCCTGTGGGCAGTGCCCATGAGTTACATCTGGAAGCCAGACGAGAAGCAAACCCAGAATCCAAAGCTCTATACGCCGTTTGTAAGGAAATTCCTAAACCTGAATCATGTTTACGAATTGGAACAACTGCCGCTGAATGGAACCCAGTTGAAGGCAGATCCCGAGCTCAAGATAGATTTAAGTGAGACGAAAAAGGAGAATACAGCGACTACTTAA
- the LOC6630947 gene encoding sodium-coupled monocarboxylate transporter 1 has translation MSGPTTTLASRAAAAAAQVEDLSFGSTDYTVFILMLTVSASIGVYFGFFAKAKNTTEEYLRGGKKMQALPIAISLVSSQLSGVAIMSIPTENYTYGFNFIFAVLAMIPTVPILIYIIVPVFYDNNVVNCYEYLEMRFNKRTRQFVTLTFVLNQFLMLPVYMFIPSLAFSQVTGINIHLINTVVSSICVFYTMLGGIKAVVWTDVVQAGVMLLSVIMVGVLGTMRTGGLGTVLEYASEGGRFNFDFRLDPRIRATFWNSMTSGLLLWTGKIGLDQSCVQRIVSLPSYAHAKKSLVVAGFGFLIIMFFTSFAGIIMFAYYYGCDPMLAGLVSKPDKMMPFFIQDIMGNLPGMPGLFISCVFSASLSSLSANLNSFAGVVYFDYIKPHIRHTEARANGFMKLVIIAMGGYCIVGGFIVQRFNSILQTMWTITGINTGAVVGIFLLGMFVPRVNGKVAMTSILFSVLAMLWVIVNAQMNIKAGLIKYEVLPNTLDQCEARGLDTIFNAINRTATATTTAAPVPTNVTTAFGSNRDFSVYDISFYWYKVLGAILIFVWAVPMSYVWRPDRNEKQSPKLYSPFVRNMLNVPDPVLELEELPLKEPLTKAVQENGAA, from the exons ATGTCGGGACCCACAACTACACTGGCCAgcagagcagctgcagccgcagcacaGGTGGAGGACTTAAGTTTCGGTTCGACCGACTATACAGTGTTTATACTTATGTTGACTGTGTCCGCGTCCATTGGCGTTTACTTTGGCTTCTTCGCCAAGGCGAAGAACACCACTGAGGAATATTTGCGTGGCGGCAAGAAGATGCAAGCGCTGCCCATAGCCATATCTTTGGTCTCCAG TCAACTGTCAGGTGTTGCCATCATGTCCATTCCCACTGAGAATTATACGTACGGCTTTAACTTTATATTCGCGGTGCTAGCCATGATACCAACTGTTCCCATactgatatatataattgtgcCCGTCTTCTATGACAACAATGTCGTCAATTGTTATGAG TATCTGGAGATGCGATTTAATAAACGCACTCGTCAATTCGTGACGCTGACATTTGTTTTGAATCAATTTCTAATGCTGCctgtttatatgtttataccCTCACTGGCATTCTCTCAag TGACCGGCATAAATATTCACCTAATCAATACCGTAGTCTCATCGATCTGCGTTTTCTATACCATGTTGGGCGGCATCAAGGCGGTCGTCTGGACGGATGTGGTTCAGGCTGGCGTTATGCTGCTCTCTGTGATAATGGTGGGCGTGCTGGGCACTATGCGAACTGGAGGATTGGGTACTGTGCTCGAGTATGCCTCGGAAGGCGGTCGTTTCAACTTTGA TTTTAGACTTGATCCAAGAATACGCGCCACCTTCTGGAACAGCATGACCAGCGGCCTACTACTTTGGACGGGCAAGATTGGACTAGATCAGAGCTGTGTGCAGCGCATTGTCTCCTTGCCCTCGTATGCGCATGCCAAGAA atctcttgttgttgctggctttGGTTTTCTGATTATCATGTTCTTTACCTCTTTTGCTGGCATCATCATGTTTGCTTACTATTACGGCTGTGATCCCATGCTGGCAGGC CTGGTCAGCAAGCCGGACAAAATGATGCCCTTCTTTATACAGGACATAATGGGTAATCTGCCCGGCATGCCGGGTCTGTTCATCTCGTGTGTGTTTAGCGCTTCGCTGAGCTCACTTTCGGCTAACCTTAACTCGTTCGCCGGCGTTGTTTACTTCGACTATATCAAGCCCCATATACGGCACACGGAGGCACGGGCCAATGGTTTCATGAAACTGGTCATCATTGCCATGGGCGGCTACTGTATTGTGGGCGGGTTTATTGTGCAGCGTTTCAACTCAATATTGCAGACCATGTGGACGATTACGGGCATCAATACGGGCGCCGTTGTGGGTATCTTTCTGTTGGGCATGTTTGTGCCCCGTGTCAATGGGAAGGTGGCCATGACCAGCATTTTGTTCAGTGTGCTTGCCATGCTGTGGGTCATCGTCAATGCCCAGATGAACATCAAGGCGGGCCTTATTAAATATGAAGTATTGCCAAATACCTTGGATCAGTGTGAGGCGCGTGGCCTAGACACGATTTTTAATGCAAT AAATCGTAcggctacagcaacaacaacagctgccccTGTGCCAACCAATGTGACAACGGCTTTCGGCAGCAATCGGGACTTTTCAGTCTATGACATATCTTTCTATTGGTATAAGGTATTGGGAGCTATTCTGATATTCGTCTGGGCAGTGCCCATGAGCTATGTGTGGCGCCCGGACAGAAACGAGAAACAAAGTCCAAAATTGTATTCGCCATTTGTGCGCAACATGTTAAATGTGCCCGATCCGGTGCTGGAGCTAGAGGAGCTGCCATTAAAGGAACCATTGACAAAAGCTGTGCAGGAAAATGGTGCGGCATAG